The Helianthus annuus cultivar XRQ/B chromosome 16, HanXRQr2.0-SUNRISE, whole genome shotgun sequence genome includes a window with the following:
- the LOC110916760 gene encoding pentatricopeptide repeat-containing protein DOT4, chloroplastic has protein sequence MLLQIYSNPQIQTQKHLLIHHQNLKLHLNSPSKLPPRTRIPATLSLNHQITHHNADISRLCELGNLQKAIDLLHNSEKIILDSKTYCHILQLCAESKALHHGKKVHNLISLLGVEIDSVLGSKLVFMYVSCGDLNEGRRVFDKIIKINVFLWNFMMNAYAKIGDYEESVGLFKMMVEAGVEPDPYTFSCVFKCVAAIGDDGLGEMVHGCVLKLGLFGVDNTVVNSVIAFYFKCGRVEDARKVFDKMPDRDVITWNTMISGYVGNGSFDKGFEVFKQMIGEKLSVDLSTMVIVVAACANMGVVKWGRMVHAYAVKGGFDTKMKFSNTLLDMYSKCGDMDSARKVFKDMNERSVVSWTSMIAGYARDGKSDDAISLFLEMKKEGVKPDTFTVTSILHACASNGSLEKGKEVHNYIKQNQIQSLAVSNALMDMYAKCGSMEDAYSVFSDTPYKDIVSWNTMIGGYSKNRLPNEALDLFIKMQREVTPDSVTMTCILPACASLAALNKGREIHANVLRKGLTSDQYLVNTLIDMYVKCGRLFLAKSLFDITAAKNVVTWTVMIAGYCMLGFGHEAVSTFKNMREQGIKLNEASCTSILYACSHSGLVHEGWKFYNIMVNEYKIEPKLEHYSCMVDLLCRGGKLSDAYKFINKMTIKPDVTIWSALLCGCRFHHNVKLAEIVAERIFELEPENMEYYVLLANIYSEAEKWEEVKTLRDGIRNNRGCSWIEIKGKVNIFVAGNKDNPEVKRIESLLENLRMEMTKDGFSRKLKYSLVDKDETEKEAAGCGHSELLAIGFGLLKLPHGRTIRVTKNVKVCGECHETAKFISKNVGRQIVLRDCNRFHHFKDGFCSCRGY, from the coding sequence ATGCTGTTACAAATCTACTCAAATCCCCAAATTCAAACTCAAAAACATCTTCTTATCCACCATCAAAACCTCAAACTTCACCTCAATTCACCCTCAAAACTCCCACCTCGGACAAGAATTCCCGCCACTTTATCACTAAACCACCAAATCACCCACCACAATGCCGACATTTCCCGATTATGCGAATTGGGTAACCTTCAAAAAGCCATAGATTTGCTTCACAACTCTGAAAAAATCATTCTTGATTCCAAAACTTACTGTCACATACTCCAACTTTGTGCCGAATCAAAGGCTCTGCATCACGGTAAAAAAGTTCATAATTTAATATCTTTATTGGGTGTTGAGATTGATTCTGTTCTGGGTTCGAAACTCGTGTTTATGTATGTAAGTTGTGGGGATTTGAATGAAGGAAGACGTGTCTTCGATAAAATTATCAAGATTAATGTTTTTCTGTGGAACTTTATGATGAATGCGTATGCAAAGATTGGTGATTATGAGGAGAGTGTAGGGTTGTTTAAGATGATGGTGGAGGCAGGTGTTGAACCGGATCCGTATACGTTTTCTTGTGTGTTTAAGTGTGTAGCGGCGATTGGGGATGATGGTTTAGGGGAGATGGTTCATGGTTGTGTTTTAAAGTTGGGGTTGTTTGGGGTTGATAATACTGTTGTGAATTCGGTGATTGCGTTTTACTTTAAATGTGGACGTGTTGAGGATGCAcgcaaggtgtttgataaaatgcctgaCCGAGATGTGATCACTTGGAATACGATGATAAGTGGGTATGTGGGTAACGGAAGTTTTGAtaaagggtttgaggtttttaaACAGATGATTGGTGAGAAATTGAGTGTTGATTTGAGTACAATGGTTATCGTTGTTGCAGCGTGTGCGAATATGGGTGTCGTTAAGTGGGGCCGAATGGTTCATGCTTACGCGGTGAAAGGTGGTTTCGATACGAAAATGAAGTTTAGCAACACGTTGCTTGACATGTATTCGAAATGCGGTGATATGGATTCTGCGCGAAAAGTGTTCAAGGACATGAATGAGAGAAGTGTTGTTTCGTGGACGTCGATGATCGCTGGATATGCGAGAGACGGTAAATCTGACGATGCGATTAGTTTGTTTCTTGAAATGAAAAAAGAAGGTGTTAAACCGGATACGTTTACTGTTACGAGTATCCTGCACGCGTGTGCTTCAAACGGGTCGTTAGAGAAAGGGAAGGAAGTGCATAATTACATTAAACAAAACCAGATCCAATCTTTAGCGGTTTCTAACGCACTTATGGACATGTATGCTAAATGCGGAAGCATGGAGGATGCATATTCGGTTTTCTCAGATACGCCGTATAAAGATATCGTCTCATGGAACACCATGATTGGAGGTTACTCAAAGAACCGTCTTCCAAATGAAGCACTCGACTTGTTTATAAAAATGCAACGCGAAGTTACACCCGATAGCGTAACAATGACGTGTATACTTCCCGCCTGCGCCAGCCTGGCAGCTTTAAACAAGGGTCGCGAAATTCACGCAAACGTTCTGAGAAAAGGGTTGACTTCTGATCAATACTTGGTCAACACACTTATCGACATGTATGTTAAATGCGGCCGCTTGTTTCTAGCGAAATCGTTGTTTGATATAACGGCCGCAAAGAATGTAGTCACATGGACGGTCATGATCGCTGGATATTGCATGCTTGGATTCGGGCACGAAGCAGTATCGACGTTTAAAAACATGCGTGAACAAGGTATCAAACTTAACGAAGCCTCGTGTACGTCTATACTGTACGCATGTAGTCATTCGGGTTTGGTCCACGAAGGTTGGAAATTCTACAACATAATGGTAAACGAGTACAAGATCGAACCTAAGTTGGAACATTACAGTTGTATGGTAGATCTTCTATGTAGAGGCGGAAAACTATCAGACGCGTATAAATTTATCAACAAGATGACTATTAAACCCGATGTCACGATTTGGAGCGCGTTACTTTGTGGTTGTAGATTTCACCATAATGTAAAACTAGCGGAAATAGTTGCGGAAAGAATATTCGAATTAGAACCCGAAAACATGGAATATTATGTACTTTTGGCGAATATATACTCCGAAGCGGAAAAATGGGAAGAAGTAAAGACATTAAGAGATGGAATAAGAAATAATAGAGGGTGTAGTTGGATAGAGATCAAGGGTAAAGTTAACATATTTGTCGCGGGTAATAAAGATAATCCAGAGGTTAAAAGGATTGAATCTTTGCTGGAAAATTTGAGGATGGAAATGACGAAAGATGGGTTTTCGCGTAAGTTAAAATACTCGTTGGTTGATAAAGATGAGACCGAGAAAGAAGCTGCTGGTTGTGGGCATAGTGAGTTGTTAGCTATAGGGTTCGGGTTACTGAAGTTGCCACATGGCCGGACTATACGGGTGACCAAGAATGTTAAAGTATGCGGCGAATGTCATGAGACGGCGAAATTTATTTCCAAGAATGTTGGAAGGCAGATTGTGTTGAGAGATTGTAATAGGTTTCATCATTTTAAGGATGGGTTTTGTTCTTGCAGAGGTTATTAG